A window of Streptomyces sp. NBC_01241 genomic DNA:
GCTGCCGTCCCTTCGTCCACCAGCCGCTCGGCATTTTTGCCGGGCTGGCCGACCTGGTCGGCGAACGCGTGGAACCAGCGCACCAGCGGCTCCCGGTCGGCGGCGGTGGCGGCCCGGTGCCTCCCGGCCGGTGCCGGAGAGGGCGGGACCAGCGTCTCCAGCCGGTAGAGCCGCTGCTCCTGGTCGACCCGGTGGCCCGGCCAGGTGGCGGCCAGCGCCTCGGCGGTGGCCCGGTCCGCGTTGACCCCGGTCAGCGGGAGCGCGGCGGCCAGCGGGGCGAGCGCTTCCGGGGCGACGGTCCCCAGCAGTGGCCGGTACGGCGGGGTCTGCACCAGCGTCCCCGCGACCTCGCCGTCCGCCCCGCGCCACCAGCCCAGCAGCGGGGCGGAGTCGGTGTAGGCGTGCGGGCCGCCCCGACGCAGGGCCGCGGTGACGGTCAGCACCAGGGTGTTCTCGGCGGGCCGGGCGGCCAGCGAGGCGCCGGCCGCGTCCAGAAATACGTCGACGTCATCGGTGAAGGTCCAGGTCATGCCTCATCCTGCCGGGTGCGGGTGGCGCGAAGCACCCGTATTTCCGGGTCACTCGGCTCGCAGCATTTCGGGGTCACTGGTCCCGCAGCCGGAAGCGCTGCAGCTTCCCGGTGGCGGTCCGGGGCAGTGCGGGCAGGAACTCGACGACGCGCGGGCACTTGTGCGGGGCCAGTTCGCCCTTCATGTACGTACGCAGCTCGTCGGCCGACAGTTCGGCGCCCTCACGCAGCACCACGTACGCCACCACGATCCGGCCGCGCAGTTCGTCGGGCCGCCCCACCACCGCGGCCTCGGCCACCGCGGGGTGACGCAACACGGCGTCCTCGACCTCGGGGCCCGCGATGTTGTAGCCGGAGGAGATGATCATGTCGTCGGCGCGGGCGACGTAACGGAAGTAGCCGTCCGGATCGCGCACATACGTGTCACCGGTGATGTTCCAGCCGTGCGCCACGTAGTCCCGCTGGCGTTCGTCGGCGAGATAGCGGCAGCCGATCGGACCGCGTACGGCGAGGAGCCCCGGCTCCCCGTCCGGCATCTGCCGGCCCTCGCCGTCCACCACCCGGGCCTGCCAGCCGGGCACCGGAACTCCGGTGGTGCCGGGGCGGATCGCGTCGTCGGCGGCGGAGATGAAGATGTGCAGCAGTTCGGTGGCGCCGATGCCGTTGATGATGCGCAGACCCGTC
This region includes:
- a CDS encoding GNAT family N-acetyltransferase → MTWTFTDDVDVFLDAAGASLAARPAENTLVLTVTAALRRGGPHAYTDSAPLLGWWRGADGEVAGTLVQTPPYRPLLGTVAPEALAPLAAALPLTGVNADRATAEALAATWPGHRVDQEQRLYRLETLVPPSPAPAGRHRAATAADREPLVRWFHAFADQVGQPGKNAERLVDEGTAAGTLTLWEDGGVPVSMAGASPRIAGTVRIATVYTPAEYRGRGYAAAVTAEVARAAREAGAQEVLLFTDLANPTSNGVYRRIGFRAVSDRLLISAAEEPVTPG